A stretch of Crossiella cryophila DNA encodes these proteins:
- a CDS encoding GNAT family N-acetyltransferase, producing MTEIHIRPAATEDVPALTGLLVRAFAGDEFINWVYLDPPSRPRVHGGLTADALRRQYLPGGGVQVAVDEQDRLLGGGVWAPPDPAHGGRWRKLLLIPAILTAMGPANFREFLRRGKAVDHALAAARPREPHWYLSLLAADPDRQRSGVGGALLRARLTGLHAPAYLECVRDNVAYYERFGFTVTEKLDLPTAAPALFGMWREPS from the coding sequence GTGACCGAGATCCACATCCGGCCCGCCGCCACCGAGGACGTCCCGGCCCTGACCGGGCTGCTGGTCCGCGCCTTCGCCGGGGACGAGTTCATCAACTGGGTCTACCTCGACCCGCCCAGCCGCCCTCGGGTGCACGGCGGCCTGACCGCCGACGCACTGCGCCGCCAGTACCTGCCCGGCGGCGGCGTGCAGGTCGCCGTCGACGAACAGGACCGATTACTCGGCGGCGGGGTGTGGGCCCCGCCCGACCCGGCCCACGGCGGTCGCTGGCGCAAACTCCTGCTGATCCCGGCGATCCTGACCGCCATGGGCCCGGCCAACTTCCGCGAGTTCCTCCGCCGTGGCAAGGCGGTCGACCACGCCCTGGCCGCCGCCCGCCCGCGCGAACCGCACTGGTACCTGTCCCTGCTGGCCGCCGACCCGGACCGGCAGCGCTCCGGCGTGGGCGGCGCGCTGCTGCGGGCCCGCCTCACCGGCCTGCACGCGCCCGCCTACCTGGAATGCGTGCGGGACAACGTGGCCTACTACGAACGGTTCGGCTTCACCGTCACCGAGAAACTCGACCTGCCGACGGCGGCGCCGGCGCTGTTCGGGATGTGGCGGGAGCCGAGCTGA
- a CDS encoding putative protein N(5)-glutamine methyltransferase codes for MTTLSARNTLSTVARLRAAGCVFAEDEARLILETATGPDHAEAMVLRRIDGEPLEHVLGWAEFHGLRISVDRGVFVPRRRTEFLVSRAIALAKTGAVVLDLCCGSGAVAAAIEAELGEVESHAADIDPAAVRCARRNMLGEVHEGDLYQPLPADLRERIDVLVANAPYVPTDAIGLLPAEARLHEPWVALDGGPDGLDVQRRVAAQALAWLAPGGHLLVETSSRQAPHTAATFARHGLVPEIAEDEDAGATVVIGQRPA; via the coding sequence ATGACGACCCTCTCTGCCCGGAACACCCTCAGCACCGTCGCCCGGCTCCGCGCCGCGGGCTGTGTCTTCGCCGAGGACGAGGCCCGCCTCATCCTGGAGACCGCGACCGGCCCGGACCACGCCGAGGCCATGGTGCTGCGCCGCATCGACGGCGAACCCCTCGAACACGTGCTGGGCTGGGCGGAGTTCCACGGCCTGCGCATCTCGGTGGATCGCGGCGTGTTCGTGCCCCGCCGCCGCACCGAGTTCCTGGTCAGCCGCGCCATCGCGCTGGCGAAAACCGGGGCGGTGGTCCTCGACCTGTGCTGCGGCTCCGGCGCGGTGGCCGCGGCCATCGAGGCCGAACTCGGCGAGGTCGAATCACACGCCGCCGACATCGATCCGGCCGCGGTGCGCTGCGCCCGCCGCAACATGCTCGGCGAGGTGCACGAGGGCGACCTCTACCAGCCGCTGCCCGCCGACCTGCGCGAACGCATCGACGTGCTGGTCGCCAACGCGCCGTACGTGCCCACCGACGCCATCGGCCTGCTGCCAGCCGAGGCCCGACTGCACGAACCGTGGGTGGCCCTGGACGGCGGTCCCGACGGCCTGGACGTGCAACGCCGGGTCGCCGCGCAGGCCCTGGCGTGGCTGGCCCCCGGCGGTCACCTGCTGGTGGAGACCAGCAGCCGCCAGGCCCCGCACACCGCGGCCACCTTCGCCCGGCACGGCCTGGTCCCGGAGATCGCCGAGGACGAGGACGCGGGCGCCACCGTGGTCATCGGGCAGCGCCCGGCCTAG
- a CDS encoding LuxR C-terminal-related transcriptional regulator: MSHSQNRLLTPDLARGGMLALIALANSTLYLYGRPYGLRQHIVETGLPDRIVSLLTSTLVDTRAYPLFAALFAYGLARQTTPVARRRCRWLIVFGFAHALLLFPGDVLGFYGVLGLLLTCLTKVRDRTLLILATGWLAVVALVQGMAHTTPPGERRSHLWSFAIADPETAFGLHALEWVMTPFGIIGVVSAGWPASGRAAEGDPVRGRIGTARRLARDSLVEVRRAIDAPHPGPLRQAGLADAIGRVVTDWRDQHQVTATCVLTGDPRPLHPELEITLLRAAQETLANAGRHARADRVDLTLSYMEDVVVLDVWSWMTTRWCGTDCAACSAPSPTSRSSARSPVAPRLSPSVAARLLDRVRTPEPPRGGTVSNREIAAVPHISQATVKTHLLHLFAKLDAPDRAAAVAAGYQRGILNR; the protein is encoded by the coding sequence ATGTCCCACAGCCAGAACCGGCTGCTCACCCCGGACCTCGCCCGGGGCGGCATGCTCGCGCTGATCGCCTTGGCCAACTCGACCCTCTACCTCTACGGCCGTCCCTACGGACTGCGCCAGCACATCGTGGAGACCGGCCTGCCGGACCGGATCGTCAGCCTGCTCACCAGCACCCTGGTCGACACCCGTGCCTACCCGCTCTTCGCCGCCCTGTTCGCCTACGGCCTCGCCCGGCAAACCACCCCGGTGGCGCGGCGACGCTGCCGGTGGCTGATCGTCTTCGGCTTCGCGCACGCCCTGCTGCTCTTCCCCGGCGACGTCCTCGGCTTCTATGGCGTGCTCGGCCTGCTGCTGACCTGCCTGACCAAGGTCCGCGACCGCACCCTGCTGATCCTGGCCACCGGCTGGCTGGCCGTGGTCGCGCTGGTCCAGGGCATGGCGCACACCACCCCACCGGGGGAGCGGCGCAGCCACCTCTGGTCCTTCGCCATCGCCGACCCGGAGACCGCGTTCGGTCTGCACGCCCTGGAATGGGTGATGACCCCGTTCGGGATCATCGGCGTGGTCAGCGCCGGCTGGCCGGCCTCTGGGCGGGCCGCCGAGGGCGATCCGGTGCGCGGCCGGATCGGCACCGCCCGGCGGCTGGCCAGGGACAGCCTGGTCGAGGTCCGCCGGGCCATCGACGCACCGCACCCGGGGCCGCTGCGCCAGGCCGGGCTCGCCGACGCGATCGGCCGGGTCGTGACCGACTGGCGGGACCAGCACCAGGTCACGGCCACCTGCGTGCTCACCGGCGACCCCCGGCCACTGCACCCCGAACTGGAGATCACCCTGCTGCGCGCCGCCCAGGAGACCCTGGCCAACGCGGGCAGGCACGCACGGGCCGACCGGGTGGATCTGACCCTGTCCTACATGGAGGATGTGGTGGTGCTGGACGTCTGGTCGTGGATGACCACCCGGTGGTGCGGGACGGACTGCGCGGCATGCTCGGCACCCAGCCCGACTTCGAGGTCGTCGGCGAGGTCGCCGGTGGCGCCGAGGCTCTCACCGTCGGTGGCCGCCCGCCTGCTCGACCGGGTCCGCACGCCGGAACCACCGCGCGGCGGCACGGTCAGCAACCGGGAGATCGCCGCCGTGCCGCACATCAGCCAGGCCACCGTGAAAACCCATCTGCTGCACCTGTTCGCCAAGCTCGACGCGCCCGATCGGGCCGCCGCGGTCGCCGCCGGGTACCAGCGCGGAATCCTGAACCGCTGA
- a CDS encoding CU044_5270 family protein, with protein sequence MSLDQERVELTRLLPPPGDPGLSEQRHAELRAEFLRRVHSPTPRFRWSWVRWPVVVVPFVVAAAVAAVVLVAPAIREAAPVGSNSQVAGSSVRNAAELLSKAVEAVRARPLVVRPDQYLYVDSFNQWRGHEIGQDGQVRVLPGPEFNRREDWYPAATSVRGASRHDGGELREGQSWDESDRNIPPVSTLPTDPDKLLAQFYGEVEPDQQPRDWRVFKRIHELLMMGNAPPELLVGLYQAAARIPGVHLVGQTMDVKRRPAVAVGFVVGDTRVEWLFDRSTYEYLGQHSVALKADQFNQEGQSFGPVLIMRRAVVDRPGQTA encoded by the coding sequence GTGAGCCTTGATCAGGAGCGGGTTGAGTTGACCCGGCTGTTGCCGCCGCCGGGGGATCCTGGATTGTCCGAACAGCGGCACGCGGAGTTGCGGGCGGAGTTCCTGCGCCGGGTGCACTCCCCCACGCCCCGGTTCCGGTGGTCGTGGGTGCGGTGGCCGGTGGTGGTGGTTCCGTTCGTGGTGGCGGCCGCGGTGGCCGCGGTGGTGCTGGTGGCTCCCGCCATTCGGGAGGCGGCGCCGGTGGGGTCGAACTCGCAGGTGGCGGGGTCGTCGGTGCGGAACGCGGCCGAGTTGCTGAGCAAGGCGGTGGAGGCGGTGCGGGCCCGGCCGTTGGTGGTTCGGCCCGATCAGTACCTCTACGTGGACAGCTTCAATCAGTGGCGGGGGCACGAGATAGGCCAGGACGGGCAGGTCCGGGTGCTTCCCGGGCCGGAGTTCAACCGGAGGGAGGACTGGTATCCGGCGGCCACCAGTGTCCGGGGCGCTTCCCGGCACGATGGGGGTGAGCTGCGGGAAGGGCAGAGCTGGGATGAGTCGGACCGCAACATTCCGCCGGTCAGCACACTGCCCACGGACCCGGACAAGCTGCTCGCCCAGTTCTACGGGGAGGTCGAGCCCGATCAGCAGCCCCGGGATTGGCGGGTGTTCAAGCGGATTCACGAGCTGCTGATGATGGGGAACGCGCCGCCGGAGTTGCTGGTCGGGCTGTACCAGGCCGCGGCCCGGATTCCCGGCGTGCACCTGGTGGGCCAGACGATGGACGTGAAGCGGCGTCCCGCGGTCGCGGTCGGGTTCGTCGTGGGCGACACGCGGGTCGAATGGTTGTTCGACCGCAGCACCTACGAGTACCTCGGGCAGCACAGTGTGGCGCTCAAGGCCGACCAGTTCAACCAGGAGGGGCAGAGCTTCGGGCCGGTGCTGATCATGCGGCGGGCTGTGGTGGATCGGCCTGGGCAGACGGCGTGA
- a CDS encoding helix-turn-helix domain-containing protein: MSSPKHAILPGRSVGGELRALRKQRGLTCVQVAAELGWQASKISRMETGKQGVNPADAASMLAIYRVVGVERQRLLTLAERDGEDAWWELSGPLSEEVKTLIRLENEAIRIDSCQPLLVPGLLQTADYTRALMKAGGMPEAEVEGRVAVRMGRQAVLSRDVPPEYHAIMDEMALRRVLGNPRVMARQLRQLVDTAERPSVTLQVLPFDLGGHAGLDGPFTLLDFAEQGPVAFLDHKISGLFLDKPEELAFFQHEVDKLIEVALSPARSVEFIAGLARQYEQA; the protein is encoded by the coding sequence ATGTCCAGCCCGAAGCACGCCATCCTGCCTGGGCGCAGTGTCGGCGGTGAACTCCGTGCCCTGCGCAAACAGCGTGGGCTGACCTGCGTCCAGGTGGCCGCGGAACTGGGCTGGCAGGCATCCAAGATCTCGCGGATGGAGACCGGCAAGCAGGGGGTGAATCCGGCGGACGCGGCCTCCATGCTGGCCATCTACCGGGTGGTCGGGGTGGAGCGGCAGCGGTTGCTGACGCTGGCCGAACGCGATGGCGAGGACGCCTGGTGGGAGCTGAGCGGGCCGTTGTCGGAGGAGGTCAAGACGCTCATCCGGCTGGAGAACGAGGCGATCCGGATCGACAGCTGCCAGCCGCTGCTGGTGCCGGGTTTGTTGCAGACCGCCGACTACACCCGGGCGCTGATGAAGGCCGGTGGCATGCCGGAGGCCGAGGTCGAGGGGCGGGTGGCGGTGCGGATGGGGCGGCAGGCGGTGCTCAGCCGGGACGTGCCGCCGGAGTACCACGCGATCATGGACGAGATGGCGTTGCGGCGGGTGCTGGGCAACCCTCGGGTGATGGCCCGCCAGCTCCGGCAGCTGGTGGACACCGCCGAGCGGCCGTCGGTGACCCTGCAGGTGCTGCCCTTCGACCTGGGTGGGCATGCCGGGCTGGACGGGCCGTTCACCCTGCTCGACTTCGCCGAGCAGGGGCCGGTGGCCTTCCTCGATCACAAGATCTCCGGGTTGTTCCTGGACAAGCCGGAGGAGCTGGCCTTCTTCCAGCACGAGGTGGACAAGCTGATCGAGGTCGCGTTGAGCCCCGCCAGGTCGGTGGAGTTCATCGCCGGTCTGGCCAGGCAGTACGAACAGGCGTGA
- a CDS encoding winged helix-turn-helix domain-containing protein, whose translation MTEPPRELTDPAALKAYAHPLRQRILRELHRNGPATATTLATALGENTGATSYHLRQLARHDFVREDTELGHGKERWWRPVSTDIRFPRSAGQSPEVQAVLAKLADDGLAADLATYARFAERRAEFGEWADAVPYSRGAVTLTPEELMRFFADYLDLLNRYRDNHDPDAQNSRRLLVRWVAFPDPGDG comes from the coding sequence ATGACCGAGCCTCCCCGGGAGCTGACCGACCCAGCGGCGCTGAAGGCCTATGCGCATCCGCTGCGGCAGCGCATCCTGCGGGAGCTGCACCGCAACGGCCCGGCCACCGCGACCACCCTGGCCACCGCGCTCGGGGAGAACACCGGGGCCACCAGCTACCACCTGCGCCAGCTCGCCCGGCACGACTTCGTCCGCGAGGACACCGAACTGGGCCACGGCAAGGAACGCTGGTGGCGGCCGGTCTCCACCGACATCCGCTTCCCGCGCTCGGCCGGTCAGTCGCCGGAGGTTCAGGCCGTGCTGGCCAAGCTCGCCGACGACGGACTGGCCGCGGACCTGGCCACCTACGCGCGCTTCGCCGAGCGTCGCGCGGAGTTCGGCGAGTGGGCCGACGCGGTGCCCTACTCGCGGGGCGCGGTCACGCTGACCCCGGAGGAACTCATGCGGTTCTTCGCCGACTACCTCGACCTGCTCAACCGCTACCGGGACAACCACGACCCGGACGCCCAGAACTCCCGCCGGCTGCTGGTCAGGTGGGTCGCCTTCCCCGATCCGGGGGACGGCTGA
- a CDS encoding alkaline phosphatase D family protein — translation MSLNRRLFLVTGLAATGTLAAPGIGLSDAPARRLAPLADPFTLGVGSGEPRPDGMVLWTRLAQNPLDPDGGMGAAAVEVEWQLATDAAMTAIVASGKETAIAAEGHSVHAEPRGLQPGREYFYRFKAGAALSPVGRTRTAPAAGTEPAKLTFSFASCAHFEEGWYHAYRYLAADRPDLVLFLGDYMYEKPSGQADKVRGYTDFDETDTLGEYRIRYAQHRLDPMLRAAHAAAPWLVVFDDHELRNNWAGGHTEPAAARKQASFQAFWENMPLPKAMKPAGGKINLYRGLAWGSLARFHMMDTRQHRWLQAPAGSCAEITKEARTLTGAAQEKWLLDRLAIKDSRWDILGQQVFFAQRDTDGAAGTCDVSTDSWDGYRRNRERLTKGWIDRGVRNPVVLTGDVHRAWANNLRLNYFQHTSPIVGAELVTTSITSRSSTTVPGGLDKNPHLNYVGHTRGYVRATLTPAQLTAEFMQVSSVLEKDPAKVTLSVARRYAVLDGRPGVQRL, via the coding sequence ATGTCGCTGAACCGTCGCCTGTTCCTGGTCACCGGCCTGGCCGCCACCGGCACCCTGGCCGCCCCCGGAATCGGACTCTCCGACGCCCCCGCCCGCAGGCTCGCCCCACTGGCCGACCCCTTCACCCTGGGTGTCGGCTCCGGCGAACCGCGGCCGGACGGCATGGTGCTGTGGACCCGCCTCGCGCAGAACCCCCTGGACCCCGACGGTGGCATGGGCGCCGCCGCGGTGGAGGTCGAGTGGCAGCTGGCCACCGACGCCGCGATGACCGCGATCGTGGCCTCCGGCAAGGAAACCGCGATCGCCGCCGAGGGCCACAGCGTGCACGCCGAACCCCGCGGCCTGCAGCCGGGCCGGGAGTACTTCTACCGCTTCAAGGCCGGTGCCGCCCTCTCCCCCGTCGGCCGCACCCGCACCGCACCGGCCGCCGGCACCGAACCGGCCAAGCTGACCTTCTCCTTCGCCTCCTGCGCGCACTTCGAGGAGGGCTGGTACCACGCCTACCGCTACCTGGCCGCCGACCGGCCCGACCTGGTGCTCTTCCTCGGCGACTACATGTACGAGAAGCCCTCCGGGCAGGCCGACAAGGTGCGTGGCTACACCGATTTCGACGAGACCGACACCCTCGGCGAGTACCGGATCCGCTATGCCCAGCACCGCCTCGATCCGATGCTGCGGGCCGCGCACGCCGCCGCGCCCTGGCTGGTCGTCTTCGACGATCACGAGCTGCGCAACAACTGGGCCGGCGGGCACACCGAACCGGCCGCGGCCCGCAAACAGGCCTCCTTCCAGGCGTTCTGGGAGAACATGCCACTGCCCAAGGCGATGAAACCGGCCGGCGGCAAGATCAACCTCTACCGCGGTCTGGCCTGGGGTTCGCTGGCTCGCTTCCACATGATGGACACCCGGCAGCACCGCTGGTTGCAGGCACCGGCCGGGAGTTGCGCGGAGATCACCAAGGAGGCCCGCACCCTCACCGGCGCGGCCCAGGAGAAGTGGCTCCTGGATCGGCTGGCGATCAAGGACTCGCGCTGGGACATCCTGGGGCAGCAGGTGTTCTTCGCCCAGCGCGACACCGACGGCGCGGCAGGCACCTGCGATGTCAGCACCGACTCCTGGGACGGCTACCGGCGCAACCGGGAACGCCTCACCAAGGGCTGGATCGACCGCGGCGTGCGCAACCCGGTGGTGCTGACCGGCGATGTGCACCGGGCCTGGGCGAACAACCTGCGGCTCAACTACTTCCAGCACACCTCGCCGATCGTGGGCGCGGAACTGGTCACCACCTCGATCACCTCACGCAGCTCCACCACCGTGCCCGGCGGGCTGGACAAGAACCCGCACCTCAACTACGTCGGGCACACCCGCGGCTACGTGCGGGCCACACTCACCCCCGCCCAGCTCACCGCGGAGTTCATGCAGGTCTCCTCGGTGCTGGAGAAGGATCCGGCGAAGGTGACGCTGTCGGTGGCCCGCAGGTACGCGGTGCTGGACGGCAGGCCGGGCGTGCAGCGGCTCTGA
- a CDS encoding suppressor of fused domain protein: MTDRPAPGQDAIEAAMARLYPGRTPRRVGYRPGRGEPGGALAGCAAYPADGHWHYIGYGLSELHQAGPEEDPEFSGWGFELTLRVRRGAESTAPGWPFDIVQHLARHVNTRLVILEPGHRLDLRRPATGHPTLPDAPPTGLTGFALTVDPGLGELVTPNGKVLFLQAVGITPAEQTRIREHGADTVLAELATGNPLLITDPARAHPPSG, encoded by the coding sequence ATGACCGACCGCCCGGCACCCGGCCAGGACGCGATCGAGGCCGCCATGGCCCGCCTCTACCCGGGCCGCACGCCGCGGCGGGTCGGCTACCGGCCCGGCCGCGGCGAACCGGGCGGCGCGCTCGCCGGCTGCGCGGCCTATCCGGCCGACGGGCACTGGCACTACATCGGCTACGGCCTCAGCGAACTGCACCAGGCCGGTCCCGAGGAGGACCCGGAGTTCTCCGGCTGGGGCTTCGAGCTGACCCTGCGGGTGCGCCGCGGCGCCGAATCCACCGCACCCGGCTGGCCGTTCGACATCGTGCAGCACCTGGCCCGGCACGTGAACACCCGCCTGGTCATCCTGGAACCCGGCCACCGCCTCGACCTGCGCCGCCCGGCCACCGGCCACCCCACCCTGCCGGATGCCCCACCCACCGGCCTGACCGGGTTCGCCCTCACCGTCGACCCCGGCCTGGGCGAGCTGGTCACCCCCAACGGCAAGGTGCTGTTCCTGCAGGCCGTCGGCATCACCCCGGCCGAACAAACCCGGATCCGCGAACACGGCGCGGACACCGTGCTCGCCGAACTCGCCACCGGCAACCCACTGCTGATCACCGACCCGGCCCGCGCGCATCCACCATCCGGTTGA
- a CDS encoding alpha/beta fold hydrolase, producing the protein MIESTVHLRGRRFGQVDFGGPGRPLLALHGSFGRGSQFARLAADLGTEFRVIALDQRGHGRSEHGGDFGRAEFVADAAEFLRHLDLGPLPVLGHSLGGLNAFQLAARHPDLVSALVVEDFGAVMRAPEVEHPELDLTGWPLLADSAAGLRAALAELVPVADYFMASAIETAQGWRLCFDYADMAAAQRGGLGDHWPDWLAVRCPILLLRGQHSPLLPAALAADMVRPGVELLELPGCGHWIHDDDPAGFAAAVRGFLRQAA; encoded by the coding sequence GTGATCGAGTCAACGGTGCACCTGCGGGGGCGGCGGTTCGGTCAGGTCGACTTCGGCGGACCGGGACGGCCGTTGCTCGCCCTGCACGGGAGTTTCGGGCGGGGCAGCCAGTTCGCGCGGCTGGCGGCCGATCTGGGCACCGAGTTCCGGGTGATCGCCCTCGACCAGCGCGGGCACGGGCGCAGCGAACACGGCGGGGACTTCGGGCGCGCGGAGTTCGTAGCTGACGCGGCGGAGTTCCTGCGCCACCTGGACCTGGGGCCGCTGCCGGTGCTGGGCCACTCGCTGGGCGGACTCAACGCCTTCCAGCTCGCCGCCCGGCACCCGGACCTGGTCTCCGCACTCGTCGTCGAGGACTTCGGCGCGGTCATGCGCGCACCCGAGGTCGAACACCCCGAACTCGACCTCACCGGCTGGCCGCTGCTGGCCGACTCCGCGGCCGGACTGCGGGCCGCGCTGGCCGAACTGGTGCCGGTGGCCGACTACTTCATGGCCAGCGCCATCGAGACCGCCCAGGGCTGGCGGCTGTGCTTCGACTACGCCGACATGGCCGCCGCCCAGCGCGGCGGACTCGGCGACCACTGGCCGGACTGGCTGGCCGTGCGCTGCCCGATCCTGTTGCTGCGCGGGCAACACAGCCCGCTGCTGCCCGCCGCACTGGCCGCCGACATGGTCCGGCCCGGGGTGGAACTCCTGGAGCTGCCCGGCTGCGGGCACTGGATCCACGACGACGATCCGGCCGGATTCGCCGCCGCCGTGCGCGGCTTCCTGCGCCAGGCCGCCTGA
- a CDS encoding nitroreductase family deazaflavin-dependent oxidoreductase → MNEFNRKLIEEFRANAGQVGGMFAGSDLVLLTTTGAKSGLPRTSPTLYFQEGDQLGVVASNGGADQHPAWYHNLRANPVGTAEIGAETFAFTATEIAEESERVRWYAKAVAHNKSFAEYEAGTSRRIPVLLLRRHP, encoded by the coding sequence ATGAACGAGTTCAACCGGAAGCTGATCGAGGAGTTCCGGGCCAACGCCGGCCAGGTCGGCGGCATGTTCGCCGGATCCGACCTGGTCCTGCTCACCACCACCGGGGCCAAGTCGGGGCTGCCCCGCACCAGCCCGACGCTGTACTTCCAGGAGGGCGACCAGCTCGGCGTGGTGGCCTCCAACGGCGGCGCGGACCAGCACCCGGCCTGGTACCACAACCTCAGGGCCAACCCGGTCGGCACCGCCGAGATCGGCGCGGAGACCTTCGCCTTCACCGCCACCGAGATCGCCGAGGAGTCCGAGCGGGTCCGCTGGTACGCCAAGGCGGTGGCGCACAACAAGTCCTTCGCCGAGTACGAGGCGGGCACCAGCCGCCGCATCCCGGTGCTGTTGCTGCGGCGGCACCCGTGA
- a CDS encoding alpha/beta hydrolase family protein: protein MLLRIKLATLLATVATLATALPGNAQPAAKAEQTSFTRDGLSFPAIVTSPGTPGRHPAVVLISGSGATEADNMLPEAQAFARAGIVALTYRKRTVGYSKVHRDYTQLADDALAGMAQLIKDRPDVDPARIGLLGFSEGGWVAPLAATRSEAVKFLITVGANGLTPARQETWAVANRVRWHGIQGSMGHMLRTAMRQVTEGGVFPEPFYDPVPTLAKVTVPVLAVWGGHDVLTPPGESLEVYRDTFARTGHRHHTLKTYPDGQHRILGTDDRGFTKRADYQPGYLNLLGEWVNTVAFGPPVSTVDAPAKQDARTLPREPLGWWEAGWSQLAVLALLLIAFLGYGIGALRRTRSVRPARWLAGLGSAAVLGALGYVGFLFTSNAFYVGGPIILGRPLPWLAVQLLWVATVVAGVFTALAWRRERASVTARFRLPLLLAGTAVLVPFGLYWGLLLP from the coding sequence GTGCTGCTCCGGATCAAGCTCGCCACGCTGCTGGCGACCGTCGCCACCCTCGCTACCGCCTTACCAGGGAACGCTCAACCCGCGGCCAAGGCCGAGCAGACCAGTTTCACCAGGGACGGGCTGTCCTTCCCGGCCATCGTCACCTCCCCCGGCACCCCCGGCCGCCATCCCGCGGTGGTGCTGATCAGCGGTTCCGGGGCCACCGAGGCGGACAACATGCTGCCCGAGGCGCAGGCATTCGCCAGGGCCGGGATCGTCGCGCTGACCTACCGCAAGCGCACCGTGGGCTACTCGAAGGTGCACCGCGACTACACCCAGCTCGCCGATGACGCGCTCGCCGGGATGGCCCAGCTGATCAAGGACCGCCCGGATGTGGATCCGGCCCGGATCGGCCTGCTCGGCTTCTCCGAGGGCGGCTGGGTCGCGCCCCTGGCGGCGACCCGCTCGGAGGCGGTGAAGTTCCTGATCACCGTGGGCGCCAACGGATTGACCCCGGCCCGGCAGGAGACCTGGGCGGTGGCCAACCGGGTCCGCTGGCACGGCATCCAGGGCTCGATGGGACACATGCTGCGCACCGCGATGCGCCAGGTCACCGAGGGCGGGGTGTTCCCGGAGCCGTTCTACGACCCGGTGCCCACCCTGGCCAAGGTGACCGTGCCGGTGCTCGCGGTCTGGGGTGGTCACGACGTGCTGACCCCGCCGGGGGAATCCCTGGAGGTCTACCGGGACACCTTCGCCCGCACCGGACACCGGCACCACACGCTCAAGACCTACCCGGACGGTCAGCACCGGATCCTGGGCACCGACGACCGCGGTTTCACCAAGCGCGCGGACTACCAGCCGGGTTACCTGAACCTGTTGGGCGAGTGGGTGAACACGGTCGCCTTCGGCCCGCCGGTGTCCACTGTGGACGCTCCGGCGAAGCAGGACGCGCGCACCCTGCCGCGGGAGCCCCTGGGCTGGTGGGAGGCGGGCTGGTCGCAGCTGGCCGTGCTGGCGCTGCTGCTGATCGCCTTCCTGGGCTACGGGATCGGCGCGCTGCGGCGCACCCGCTCGGTCCGCCCGGCCCGCTGGCTGGCCGGACTCGGCTCGGCCGCGGTGCTCGGCGCGCTCGGTTACGTCGGATTCCTGTTCACCAGCAACGCCTTCTATGTCGGCGGGCCGATCATCCTGGGCCGTCCGCTGCCCTGGCTGGCCGTGCAGCTGCTGTGGGTGGCGACCGTGGTGGCCGGGGTGTTCACCGCGCTGGCCTGGCGGCGGGAACGGGCGAGCGTGACCGCCAGGTTCCGGCTGCCGCTGCTGCTGGCCGGGACCGCGGTGCTGGTGCCGTTCGGCCTGTACTGGGGCCTGCTGCTGCCCTGA
- a CDS encoding GbsR/MarR family transcriptional regulator, with protein MSAQEVTEAERPRDEEAVARFVERFALLMTEGGMPRMAARVFALIMASEQGAHTAAEIAKRLEISPAAVSGAVRFLTETRLVIRDREPGQRRDVFRVGDEFWYDTLSRKNRAMDDLLAAANEGAAALGPDTPAGRRMAVTGDFLSYLREQLPNLITRWQAERAPR; from the coding sequence GTGAGCGCGCAGGAGGTCACCGAGGCCGAGCGGCCGCGCGATGAGGAGGCGGTGGCCCGGTTCGTGGAGCGCTTCGCCCTGCTCATGACCGAGGGCGGCATGCCGAGGATGGCAGCCAGGGTGTTCGCGCTGATCATGGCCTCCGAACAGGGCGCGCACACCGCGGCGGAGATCGCCAAGCGGCTGGAGATCAGCCCGGCCGCGGTGTCCGGGGCGGTGCGCTTCCTGACCGAGACCCGCCTGGTCATCCGGGACCGGGAGCCGGGGCAGCGGCGCGATGTCTTCCGGGTCGGCGACGAGTTCTGGTACGACACCCTCTCCCGCAAGAACCGGGCCATGGACGACCTGCTGGCCGCGGCCAACGAGGGCGCGGCCGCACTCGGCCCGGACACCCCGGCGGGCAGGCGGATGGCCGTCACCGGCGACTTCCTGTCCTACCTGCGCGAGCAACTGCCCAACCTGATCACCCGCTGGCAGGCGGAACGAGCCCCCCGGTGA